From a region of the Paenibacillus segetis genome:
- the pepF gene encoding oligoendopeptidase F encodes MSTLPKRSEVETENKWKLEDLFENQKAWDQAYDDLKKLKDKASEFEGKLDNPQSIKELFTLEDKLSLEIERLYVYAHLNHDEDTTNPTYQALVQKAKKLSVDISEALSFITPEILSLPEQDLDKLIEHPDLAPYKFTLQEIKREKAHVLSKTEEALLAQVGNLSQAPQQIFGMINNADIKFPKIKDENGNEVDLTHGSYIQFLENPNRDVRRRAFKAIYETYGKQKNTIAATLNANVNKNIFYSQVRKYPSVLEMSLYGDNIPKEVYTNLIDTIHENLPLLHRYMKLRKKLLGVDELHMYDLFAPLVEEYKWDITYDEAKKTIEDALKPLGENYLSALRDGFNNRWIDVYENEGKRTGAYSWGAYGTHPYVLLNHNENLNSMFTLAHEMGHALHSYFSDENLPYRDAQYTIFLAEVASTTNEALLMDYLLKKSTDPKQKLYLLTYYADQFRTTIFRQTMFAEFEKIIHERAEAGISLTPQELSSIYYDLNVKYHGKEMAVDQEIEMEWARIPHFYNSFYVYKYATGFSAATSFSKQILEEGKPAVDRYLGFLKSGGSDYSINILNKAGVDMSSPQPIRDAMNVFEELIEQMENLTK; translated from the coding sequence ATTACCGAAACGTTCCGAAGTCGAAACAGAGAACAAATGGAAACTAGAGGACTTGTTTGAGAATCAGAAAGCTTGGGATCAGGCCTATGATGATTTGAAGAAACTGAAAGATAAAGCTTCCGAATTTGAAGGCAAACTGGATAATCCTCAGAGTATCAAAGAATTATTTACTCTAGAAGATAAATTGTCTTTGGAAATTGAACGGTTGTACGTATATGCCCATCTGAATCACGATGAAGATACAACCAACCCTACATACCAAGCACTTGTACAAAAAGCGAAAAAACTTAGCGTGGATATCAGCGAGGCACTTTCTTTTATCACACCGGAAATTCTGTCTCTACCCGAGCAAGATTTAGATAAATTGATTGAGCACCCTGATCTAGCGCCATACAAATTCACTTTACAAGAAATCAAACGTGAGAAAGCTCATGTACTTAGCAAAACTGAGGAAGCATTGCTTGCACAAGTTGGCAACCTCTCACAGGCTCCACAGCAAATTTTCGGTATGATCAACAATGCTGACATCAAGTTTCCAAAGATAAAGGATGAGAACGGCAACGAAGTCGACCTTACACATGGTAGCTACATTCAGTTCTTGGAAAATCCAAACCGTGACGTACGTCGTCGTGCTTTTAAAGCCATCTACGAGACCTACGGCAAGCAAAAGAATACGATTGCAGCTACGCTAAATGCCAATGTAAATAAAAATATTTTCTATTCTCAAGTTCGCAAATATCCATCGGTGTTGGAAATGTCTCTCTATGGAGACAACATCCCGAAAGAAGTGTATACGAACCTAATCGACACGATTCATGAGAACCTACCGCTTCTACATCGTTATATGAAACTACGCAAAAAACTGCTTGGCGTTGATGAGCTTCACATGTACGATTTGTTTGCTCCTTTAGTGGAAGAATACAAGTGGGACATCACTTATGATGAAGCTAAGAAAACGATTGAAGATGCGCTGAAGCCTCTAGGTGAAAACTACCTTAGTGCGTTGCGCGATGGTTTCAACAATCGCTGGATCGATGTCTACGAGAATGAAGGCAAACGTACGGGCGCTTATAGCTGGGGAGCTTACGGTACCCACCCTTACGTATTGCTCAATCACAATGAGAACTTGAACAGTATGTTCACGCTAGCCCATGAGATGGGTCATGCTCTTCATTCCTATTTCTCTGATGAGAACTTGCCATATCGCGATGCGCAGTACACCATTTTCCTCGCCGAAGTAGCCTCGACGACGAATGAAGCATTGCTGATGGATTATCTGCTCAAGAAATCGACGGATCCAAAACAAAAGCTATACCTGCTGACATACTACGCTGATCAGTTCCGGACAACGATATTCCGTCAAACCATGTTTGCTGAATTTGAGAAGATCATTCACGAACGGGCTGAAGCTGGTATTTCATTGACACCACAAGAATTATCATCCATATACTATGACCTCAACGTCAAGTATCATGGTAAAGAAATGGCTGTAGATCAGGAGATTGAAATGGAATGGGCAAGAATCCCTCATTTCTACAACAGCTTCTATGTATATAAATATGCTACAGGCTTCTCTGCAGCCACGAGCTTCTCGAAGCAAATTCTTGAAGAAGGTAAACCAGCTGTGGACCGCTATCTCGGTTTCCTAAAGAGCGGTGGTAGTGATTACTCCATCAACATCCTTAATAAAGCCGGTGTCGATATGTCCTCACCACAACCGATTCGTGACGCAATGAACGTCTTTGAGGAATTGATCGAACAAATGGAGAACTTAACGAAGTAA